Proteins encoded within one genomic window of Amycolatopsis sp. 2-15:
- the gatC gene encoding Asp-tRNA(Asn)/Glu-tRNA(Gln) amidotransferase subunit GatC, with protein sequence MPNISRDEVAHLAKLARLAVTDDELDVFAGQLDQILDSVAKVSQVAAADVPPTSHSVPLTNVFREDEIRPCLTQKQALAGAPAAEEGRFRVPRILGEEQ encoded by the coding sequence GTGCCCAACATTTCCCGAGACGAGGTCGCGCACCTCGCCAAGCTGGCCAGGCTGGCCGTCACCGATGACGAGCTGGACGTCTTCGCGGGCCAGCTCGACCAGATTCTGGACTCGGTGGCGAAGGTGAGCCAGGTCGCCGCGGCCGACGTCCCGCCGACCTCGCACTCCGTGCCGCTGACGAACGTCTTCCGCGAGGACGAGATCCGCCCCTGCCTGACACAGAAGCAGGCGCTGGCCGGCGCGCCGGCCGCCGAGGAGGGCCGGTTCCGGGTGCCGCGGATTCTGGGAGAAGAACAGTGA
- the gatB gene encoding Asp-tRNA(Asn)/Glu-tRNA(Gln) amidotransferase subunit GatB has protein sequence MTAVAELMDYAEVVERFDPVLGLEVHVELNTKTKMFCGCVNEFGGEPNTKTCPTCLGLPGALPVVNGKAVEGAIRIGLALNCEIAEWCRFARKNYFYPDQPKNFQTSQYDEPIAFNGYLDVTLDDGEIVRVEIERAHMEEDTGKSLHMGGATGRIHGADYSLLDYNRAGVPLIEIVTKPIEGTGERAPEVARAYVSALRDLLSALDVSDVRMDQGSLRCDANVSLMDKDATEFGTRTETKNVNSLRSVERAVRYEMTRQAAILAGGGSIKQETRHFQEADGTTSGGRTKETAEDYRYFPEPDLVPIAPSREWVEQLRKTLPEMPAERRKRIQTEWNLSDEALRDLLNVGAVDLVAATVEAGAKPDEARGWWVNTLAQEANTREVELAELAITPVQVAEVIALVSSGELTNKLAKEVVQGVLAGEGSPREVVDKRGLKVVSDDSALITAVDEALAAQPDVAEKIRGGKVAAAGAIVGAVMKATKGQADAKRVRELIIERVGS, from the coding sequence GTGACTGCCGTGGCCGAGTTGATGGACTACGCCGAGGTCGTCGAGCGCTTCGACCCGGTGCTCGGGCTCGAGGTCCACGTCGAGCTCAACACGAAGACGAAAATGTTCTGCGGCTGCGTCAACGAGTTCGGCGGCGAGCCGAACACGAAGACGTGCCCCACTTGCCTCGGCCTGCCCGGTGCGCTGCCCGTGGTGAACGGCAAGGCCGTGGAGGGCGCGATCCGCATCGGGCTGGCGCTCAACTGCGAGATCGCCGAGTGGTGCCGCTTCGCGCGGAAGAACTATTTCTACCCGGACCAGCCGAAGAACTTCCAGACCTCGCAGTACGACGAGCCGATCGCCTTCAACGGCTACCTCGACGTCACGCTCGACGACGGCGAGATCGTGCGTGTGGAGATCGAGCGCGCGCACATGGAGGAGGACACCGGCAAGTCGCTGCACATGGGCGGCGCGACCGGCCGGATCCACGGCGCGGACTATTCGCTGCTCGACTACAACCGCGCGGGCGTGCCGCTGATCGAGATCGTCACGAAGCCGATCGAGGGCACCGGCGAGCGGGCGCCGGAGGTGGCGCGTGCGTACGTTTCGGCTCTGCGCGACCTGCTGAGCGCGCTCGACGTGTCCGACGTCCGCATGGACCAGGGGTCCCTTCGCTGCGACGCGAACGTGTCGCTGATGGACAAGGACGCCACCGAGTTCGGTACGCGCACGGAGACGAAGAACGTCAACTCGCTGCGCAGCGTCGAGCGCGCGGTGCGGTACGAGATGACGCGTCAGGCGGCGATTCTCGCCGGCGGTGGTTCGATCAAGCAGGAGACGCGGCACTTCCAGGAGGCCGACGGCACCACGTCCGGCGGACGCACCAAGGAGACCGCCGAGGACTACCGGTACTTCCCGGAGCCCGACCTGGTGCCGATCGCGCCGTCGCGTGAGTGGGTCGAACAGCTGCGCAAGACGCTGCCGGAGATGCCGGCCGAGCGGCGCAAGCGGATCCAGACCGAGTGGAACCTGTCGGACGAAGCGTTGCGTGACCTGCTGAACGTCGGCGCCGTCGACCTCGTCGCGGCGACGGTCGAGGCCGGCGCGAAGCCGGACGAGGCCCGCGGCTGGTGGGTCAACACGCTGGCGCAGGAGGCCAACACGCGCGAGGTCGAGCTCGCCGAGCTGGCGATCACGCCGGTGCAGGTGGCCGAGGTGATCGCCCTCGTGTCCTCGGGTGAGCTGACGAACAAGCTCGCCAAGGAGGTCGTGCAGGGCGTCCTCGCCGGCGAGGGTTCGCCGCGCGAGGTGGTGGACAAGCGCGGGCTGAAGGTCGTTTCCGACGACTCCGCGCTGATCACCGCCGTGGACGAGGCGCTGGCCGCACAGCCGGACGTCGCCGAGAAGATCCGCGGCGGCAAGGTCGCCGCGGCGGGCGCGATCGTCGGCGCGGTCATGAAGGCCACCAAGGGCCAGGCCGACGCGAAGCGCGTGCGCGAGCTCATCATCGAGCGCGTCGGTTCCTGA
- a CDS encoding amino acid-binding protein has translation MSFLLRVQLPDSPGTLGAVATALGTVGADILSVDVVERGGGVAIDDLVVELPSGRLPDALITAAESIEGVEVDAVRPYAGILDTHRELELVEEIAAQPKSGLDLLAEGVPKIIRAGWAVVVEHRESGTRRLASSSAAPENPFTDLPWLPLERATVLDGEEDWIPETWKELGTELAATPLGKPGKALLVARPGGPNFRAAEVARLAHFAGIVAVVLDG, from the coding sequence GTGTCGTTCCTGCTGCGGGTCCAGCTTCCGGACTCCCCCGGCACCCTCGGCGCCGTCGCGACGGCGCTCGGCACGGTCGGCGCCGACATCCTCAGCGTCGACGTCGTGGAGCGTGGCGGCGGGGTCGCCATCGACGACCTCGTGGTCGAACTCCCGTCCGGCCGCCTGCCGGACGCCCTCATCACCGCGGCCGAAAGCATCGAAGGCGTCGAGGTCGACGCCGTCCGGCCGTACGCCGGGATTCTGGACACCCACCGCGAGCTGGAGCTCGTGGAGGAGATCGCCGCGCAGCCGAAGTCCGGGCTGGATCTGCTGGCCGAGGGTGTGCCGAAGATCATCCGCGCCGGCTGGGCCGTCGTCGTGGAGCACCGGGAATCGGGCACCCGCCGGCTGGCTTCGTCGAGCGCGGCGCCGGAGAACCCGTTCACGGACCTGCCCTGGCTGCCGCTGGAGCGCGCCACCGTCCTCGACGGTGAAGAGGACTGGATCCCGGAAACGTGGAAGGAGCTGGGCACGGAGCTCGCGGCGACGCCGCTGGGCAAACCGGGCAAGGCTCTTCTCGTGGCCCGGCCGGGTGGGCCCAACTTCCGCGCCGCGGAGGTCGCCCGGCTGGCGCACTTCGCCGGCATCGTCGCCGTCGTCCT
- the gatA gene encoding Asp-tRNA(Asn)/Glu-tRNA(Gln) amidotransferase subunit GatA — MSELVKLTAAELAAKIHAREVSAVEVTQAHLDRIAEVDDHVHAFLHVDTEGALGAAKSVDEKLAAGEQPASSLAGVPLALKDVLTTEGIPTTCGSRTLEGWIPPYDATVTRRLREAGIVILGKTNMDEFAMGSSTENSAFGPTHNPWDHARIPGGSGGGSSASIAAFEAALAIGTDTGGSIRQPGAVTGTVGVKPTYGGVSRYGLVAFSSSLDQAGPCARTVLDAALLHEVIAGYDPMDSTSIDAPVPPVVAAAREGASGDLKGVRVGVVKEFAGDGYQAGVLRSFQAAVEQLRALGAEVVEVSCPHFVYALPAYYLIAPSEASSNLARFDAMRYGLRVADDGTHSAEEVMSLTREKGFGAEVKRRIMLGTYALSSGYYDAYYGSAQKVRTLITQDFTSAFEQVDVLVSPTTPTTAFKIGERVDDPMAMYLADLCTIPSNLAGNAAMSVPSGLSDEDGLPVGLQIMAPALADDRLYRVGAAYEAARDAAAGGSLVHKVPELGGTK, encoded by the coding sequence GTGAGTGAACTCGTCAAGCTGACCGCTGCCGAGCTGGCGGCGAAGATCCACGCGCGCGAGGTCTCCGCGGTCGAGGTCACCCAGGCGCACCTGGACCGGATCGCCGAGGTCGACGACCACGTCCACGCGTTCCTGCACGTCGACACGGAAGGCGCGCTCGGCGCGGCCAAGTCCGTCGACGAGAAGCTGGCCGCGGGGGAGCAGCCTGCGTCGTCCCTGGCGGGCGTGCCGCTGGCGCTCAAGGACGTGCTGACCACCGAGGGCATCCCCACCACGTGCGGTTCGCGCACGCTGGAAGGGTGGATCCCGCCGTACGACGCGACCGTCACGCGTAGGCTGCGCGAAGCGGGCATCGTCATCCTCGGCAAGACGAACATGGACGAGTTCGCCATGGGCTCGTCCACGGAGAACTCCGCCTTCGGTCCCACGCACAACCCGTGGGACCACGCCCGCATCCCGGGTGGTTCGGGTGGTGGCTCGTCGGCGTCGATCGCGGCGTTCGAGGCCGCGCTGGCCATCGGCACGGACACCGGCGGCTCGATCCGCCAGCCGGGCGCCGTCACCGGCACGGTCGGCGTGAAGCCGACGTACGGCGGCGTTTCGCGCTACGGCCTCGTCGCCTTCTCGTCGTCGCTCGACCAGGCCGGTCCGTGCGCGCGGACGGTGCTCGATGCCGCGCTGCTGCACGAGGTCATCGCCGGGTATGACCCGATGGACTCGACGTCGATCGACGCACCGGTCCCGCCGGTCGTCGCCGCGGCGCGCGAGGGGGCCAGTGGTGACCTCAAGGGCGTGCGCGTCGGTGTGGTGAAGGAGTTCGCCGGCGACGGCTATCAGGCCGGCGTGCTGCGGTCGTTCCAGGCCGCCGTCGAGCAGCTCCGCGCACTGGGCGCCGAAGTGGTCGAGGTCTCGTGCCCGCACTTCGTCTACGCCCTGCCCGCGTACTACCTGATCGCGCCAAGTGAGGCGTCGTCCAACCTCGCGCGGTTCGACGCGATGCGCTACGGCCTGCGCGTGGCCGACGACGGCACGCACAGCGCCGAAGAAGTCATGTCCCTGACCCGGGAAAAGGGCTTCGGCGCCGAGGTGAAGCGCCGCATCATGTTGGGCACCTACGCGCTTTCGTCGGGCTACTACGACGCCTACTACGGCTCGGCCCAGAAGGTGCGCACGCTCATCACGCAGGACTTCACCTCCGCGTTCGAGCAGGTGGACGTGCTCGTGTCGCCGACCACGCCGACCACGGCGTTCAAGATCGGCGAACGCGTGGACGACCCGATGGCGATGTACCTCGCCGACCTCTGCACCATCCCGTCGAACCTCGCGGGCAACGCCGCCATGAGCGTCCCGAGTGGACTGTCCGACGAGGACGGCCTACCGGTCGGCCTGCAGATCATGGCCCCGGCGCTCGCCGACGACCGGCTCTACCGCGTCGGCGCCGCCTACGAGGCCGCACGCGACGCCGCCGCCGGCGGGTCGCTCGTGCACAAGGTCCCGGAGCTGGGAGGAACGAAGTGA
- a CDS encoding 2-hydroxyacid dehydrogenase — MTLTVLVPDDEGVEALSELPMVQAVRYQWGDPVPPEAAKAEVLIPGRHPAGDELWRELPNLKLVQLLSAGAEDWVGKLPDGVLLSTCRGAHGGSTAEWVVAVLLSMYRKLDVFADAHRERHWERRSAETLQGQHALIVGAGDLGRQLRRRLEPFDVRCTMVGMSARDGVHGVAELPELLPHHDIVVLMVPLTSRTRGMVDAEFLAAMPDGAVLVNAARGPVVRTDALLAELTAGRLRAALDVTDPEPLPADHPLWHAPGLLLTPHVGGAVAGVRRRSYAVAAAEIARYAGGELPDNIVHGEY, encoded by the coding sequence ATGACGCTGACTGTGCTGGTCCCCGACGACGAGGGCGTCGAGGCGCTCTCGGAGCTCCCGATGGTGCAGGCCGTGCGCTACCAGTGGGGCGACCCCGTGCCGCCTGAGGCCGCGAAGGCGGAGGTTCTCATCCCCGGCCGTCATCCGGCGGGCGACGAGCTGTGGCGCGAGCTGCCGAACCTCAAACTCGTCCAATTGCTTTCCGCCGGCGCCGAGGACTGGGTCGGCAAGCTCCCCGACGGCGTCCTGCTCTCCACCTGCCGCGGCGCCCACGGTGGCAGCACGGCCGAATGGGTCGTCGCCGTGTTGCTGTCGATGTACCGGAAGCTGGACGTCTTCGCCGACGCCCACCGCGAACGTCACTGGGAACGCCGCTCCGCCGAAACGCTCCAGGGCCAGCACGCGCTCATCGTCGGCGCCGGAGATCTCGGGCGGCAGCTGCGGCGCCGGCTCGAACCTTTCGACGTCCGCTGCACGATGGTCGGCATGTCGGCGCGCGACGGGGTCCACGGCGTCGCCGAGCTGCCCGAGCTGTTGCCGCACCACGACATCGTGGTGCTGATGGTCCCCCTCACGTCGCGCACCCGGGGGATGGTCGACGCCGAGTTCCTCGCCGCGATGCCCGACGGCGCCGTGCTCGTCAACGCCGCGAGGGGACCGGTCGTGCGCACCGACGCGCTGCTCGCCGAGCTCACCGCCGGCCGCCTGCGCGCCGCGCTCGACGTGACGGACCCCGAGCCGCTGCCCGCCGACCACCCGCTGTGGCACGCGCCGGGCCTGCTGCTCACGCCGCACGTCGGCGGGGCCGTCGCCGGCGTGCGGCGACGCTCATACGCCGTCGCCGCGGCCGAGATCGCCCGGTACGCGGGCGGCGAGCTGCCCGACAACATCGTCCACGGCGAATACTGA
- a CDS encoding PQQ-dependent sugar dehydrogenase: MRTRYRWSAPLALLASGGLLLSGCARFDDTAAGQSFSAAPVPSPESPPQVQDPGDPSGDDPGGVGQGGQQQSPTSIPPPQGCKDFDKAVIATCLDTVAAVAGLPGDGSTPAALAGERKSGRVVLATAGRDATPFEQLDVVATGDGGLTSLALSPSYVEDQLVFAYITTATDNRIVRFAKGQPPKPVLTGIPKGATGNRGALIGDGRGSLLVATGDAGNPASAADPKSLAGKVLRIDTSGGPAAGNPTAGSAVYALGLHAPGGLCTSPDGKRVWVTDQTAGPDALYRVQAGQALSTPAWTWQDKPGVRGCADFSDLDGELSIASSVGLQNLPVNPDGAVTGKPGVSLDGKGKPPTTYGRLAAMSMISPQLAVAGTTNKDGGKPVSSDDRVVLITIVQTDGGPGKD; encoded by the coding sequence ATGCGTACCCGGTACCGGTGGTCGGCGCCGCTGGCCCTCCTCGCCTCCGGCGGACTCCTGCTGTCGGGCTGCGCGCGGTTCGACGACACCGCGGCCGGACAGTCGTTCAGCGCCGCCCCGGTGCCCAGCCCCGAGTCGCCGCCGCAGGTCCAGGACCCGGGCGACCCGTCCGGCGACGACCCAGGCGGCGTGGGCCAGGGCGGTCAACAGCAGTCGCCGACGTCGATCCCCCCGCCGCAGGGGTGCAAGGACTTCGACAAGGCCGTGATCGCCACGTGCCTGGACACGGTCGCGGCCGTCGCCGGCCTCCCGGGCGACGGCTCCACACCCGCGGCTCTCGCCGGTGAACGGAAATCGGGCCGCGTGGTTCTCGCCACTGCCGGCCGCGACGCGACGCCGTTCGAGCAGCTCGACGTCGTCGCCACGGGCGACGGAGGCCTGACCTCGCTGGCGCTGTCGCCGAGCTACGTCGAGGACCAGTTGGTGTTCGCCTACATCACCACGGCGACCGACAACCGCATCGTGCGCTTCGCGAAGGGCCAGCCCCCGAAGCCGGTGCTCACGGGCATCCCGAAGGGCGCGACCGGCAACCGCGGCGCCCTCATCGGCGACGGCCGCGGCTCCCTCCTCGTCGCGACGGGCGACGCGGGCAATCCCGCGTCCGCCGCCGACCCGAAGTCGCTGGCGGGCAAGGTGCTGCGCATCGACACATCGGGCGGCCCTGCCGCCGGCAACCCGACCGCGGGCTCCGCCGTGTACGCCTTGGGCCTGCACGCCCCCGGCGGCCTCTGCACGTCCCCCGACGGCAAGCGCGTGTGGGTCACCGACCAGACCGCCGGCCCCGACGCGCTGTACCGCGTCCAGGCGGGCCAGGCGCTGTCGACGCCCGCGTGGACCTGGCAGGACAAGCCGGGCGTCCGGGGCTGCGCCGACTTCTCCGACTTGGATGGCGAGCTGAGCATCGCGTCGTCCGTCGGCTTGCAGAACCTGCCGGTCAATCCGGATGGCGCCGTCACCGGCAAACCCGGTGTCAGCCTCGACGGCAAAGGCAAGCCCCCCACGACCTACGGCCGCCTTGCCGCCATGAGCATGATCAGCCCCCAGCTGGCGGTCGCCGGCACCACCAACAAAGACGGCGGCAAACCCGTCTCGAGCGACGACCGCGTCGTCCTCATCACGATCGTCCAAACCGACGGCGGTCCGGGGAAGGACTGA